Within Bacteroidota bacterium, the genomic segment AAAGAATCAAATGAGCTAAAAGGTTCTAATTGGATGATTGGACTTATAATTACTGTAATAATTGCAATTGTTATTTTTGCAATAAATATGATTTTCAACAATGCTATTCAAAACTCCGGATATAAGTATTTTTTCAAATGGTATCCAATACTTGCATTTTTAAACCTCCCTTTAAACAATGCCATTACAATTCTACAAGCAGAACAACGCTTTGATAGAATTTTATTTATCAGAAATTTCCCAATGGTATTATTTCTAATATTTCTCACACTTAACTTCTTTATTTTAAAATATAATATTGAAACTGTAATTCTAATTTTTATGGGAATAACAGGATTTACTTCCATAGTATCAATTTTAAAAAAATGGGACGGACTTATTTTTTTAAAATATTCCAATAAAGCAAGGATTAAACAAATTCTTGATTTCGGGAAATATTCAACAGCTACATTAATAGGAAGTAATTTACTGAAAAGTGCCGACACATTTATACTAGGTCTTAGCCCTTTTATTGGTCCTGCAGGTGTTGCCTTGTACAGCATTCCTCTTAAACTTACAGAAGTTATGGAAATTCCTTTGAGAAGCTTTACAGCTACAGCTTTTCCTAAAATGTCAAAAGCAAGTATCGAAAAAGACAATAGCAAAGTGCGTCAACTATTTTATGCCTATTCGGGGAGTCTTACATTACTATTTATCCCTGTTTTAATTCTTGCATTTATTTTTGCCGAACCATTAGTAACAATTGTTGGCGGTAAAGAATATATTGAAACAGCAAACATTTTCCGAATATTTTGCATCTACGGACTACTTCTTCCTATGGATCGTCTTACAGGAGTTGGACTTGACAGTGTGAATATGCCAAAACGAAATTTTTATAAAGTTATTTACATGGCTCTTGCAAATATAATCGGTGATATTATAGCAGTATTTGTTATAGTTCAATTTTATCCTGATATTTCTATAATTTCAATACTAATGCTTGTTTCATCAGTAACCATTCTAATGACATTAATAGGTTTAGTAGTAGGACTAAAATATTTTAACAAAGAAATTCAATTTTCAATTTTTAGAATTTTTAAAGAAGGATATTGGTTTTACAAAGGCATGTATAGAAGGATTGTTAAAAATTCAAAATAATTATAACAATGAAAAGTCCTTTTGACAAAAAAACAGGTTCAGAAATACTAAAAAGTCCACTGATTATTGGATTAATTATTTGTATTTCTTTGCCCATTGGTTTTTTTATTGCCAAAGGTGGAATCATGAACGCAACTTTACTAATTGCACTTCCTTTGCTTTACGGGTTTTTGTACTGGCTATTTAAAAAACCATCTAACGGACTTTACGTTTTTATTGCATTATCATTTACAGCTATCGGATTAACAAGATATATTAAAGGAATTCCTCTTGGATTAAGTATTGATGGTATTTTGGTAATAACATTTCTTGCACTTTTCTTTAAAAATTTCTTTACAAAACTTGATTGGAAACCGATACAAAACACTTTATTTTACATATCATTAATCTGGTTCATTTACAACGTTTTGGAACTTGTAAACCCTGAAGCGAGAAGTTCTGCTGCATGGTTTTATGCTATGCGTGGTGTTGCATTATATTTTGTTCTAAGCGTTCTTATTACATTGATGCTTCTCAGAGATGTAAAACATCTAAACAAATTTCTTTACTTATGGGGTGCTTTTTCAATTCTTGTTTCAATCAAAGGTGCAATGCAGTTAATTGTTGGTGTTGACCCATGGGAACAAGCATGGCTAAATGCCGGTGCTGCCGAAACACATATTTTATTTGGCAAACTTAGAGTGTTTTCATTTTTGAGTGATGCTGGAACTTTTGGTGCTCAACAAGGACATGCGGCTGTTGTCGGTATTATCGTAGGCTTGAATTCAAAAACAAAAAAAGATAAAATATTTTTTCTTACAATGGGATTATTGGGTTTATATGGATTAGCAATTTCAGGGACAAGAGGTGCAATTGCTGTACCTGTAGGTGGAGCAATGATATATTTTATAATGAAAAAAAATATAAAAATACTAATTTTAGGAGCAATCTTAGGAATTTCGGTTTTTGTATTTTTTAAATATACTACAATCGCTAATGGAAATTATCAAATCAATAGAATGCGCTCTGCTTTTGACCCCAACGACCCATCCTTACAAGTAAGACTTGAAAATCAGCGAAAATTAAAAATCTATATGAAAAGTCGCCCTTTTGGTGGAGGAATTGGTTCTTCCGGTAACTGGGGATTACGATTTTCTCCAGGTACTTTTTTAGCAGAAACTCCTACCGATAGTTGGTATGTTAAAATATGGGTTGAGCAAGGAATAATAGGATTAGTATTTCACATTTTTTATTTATTATTTATTCTTGGCTATGGTTGCTACATCATTTGGACTAAAGTAACAGAGCCTGAAATTGCGGCTAAACTTACCGCACTTGCAGGTGGAATTTGGGGAATAATGCTCTGTAGCTATGGCAATGCAGTTTTCGGACAACTACCCACAGGTCCGTTGATTTACGTGAGTATGGCAATGCTTTATATGGGCGAACTTTATAACAAACAAGCAATTGAAAGAAAATTGAAAGTTAAGAATGAAAATATAGAAATTGAAAATTAATGTTTCTTTTAAAGTGGTTCTATGTTGATTTGAGTGGGTAATCAAATTTGCCACAGATTCACAGATTAGAAAAAGAGTAATTTTGTAATCTGTGAATCTGTGGCTTTAATATTTTCCCACCCATACAAATCAACATAGAACCATCAATAGCAATTTAAATCAGTAATATACAAGTAGTTATAAGATGAGTTATTAAATTTGTAGAGGATTTGAAAATTATACCTAAAAAAAGTCTCAATAGAATAATTGTATTTAATGGCTAAGTACTATTTTTTACAGAATAATTCACATTATTTGTAAATACATGGAATTAATAAAACTACTATCTTTCAATTTTTGAGTATTATTTCAATATTTGGGTTTTATAGTCATAGAAAAAATCACTTTCAACTTCTTTTTCGTACTTTTTTAATTGACTAATATGAATAAAACCTTTATCTATTTCACGTAGTGGAACAATGTAAAGTTTTTCTGGTAAGTTTGCTTTACCTCCAACACCAATTGCTATAAAAACAGGTATTTTACGACTTTTTTCAAAATCTACATATCTATTAAATTTGTCAGTTTTCGCAATTATCACACCATTTTTGTATAAATTATTTCTCCATTTA encodes:
- a CDS encoding O-antigen ligase family protein, with translation MKSPFDKKTGSEILKSPLIIGLIICISLPIGFFIAKGGIMNATLLIALPLLYGFLYWLFKKPSNGLYVFIALSFTAIGLTRYIKGIPLGLSIDGILVITFLALFFKNFFTKLDWKPIQNTLFYISLIWFIYNVLELVNPEARSSAAWFYAMRGVALYFVLSVLITLMLLRDVKHLNKFLYLWGAFSILVSIKGAMQLIVGVDPWEQAWLNAGAAETHILFGKLRVFSFLSDAGTFGAQQGHAAVVGIIVGLNSKTKKDKIFFLTMGLLGLYGLAISGTRGAIAVPVGGAMIYFIMKKNIKILILGAILGISVFVFFKYTTIANGNYQINRMRSAFDPNDPSLQVRLENQRKLKIYMKSRPFGGGIGSSGNWGLRFSPGTFLAETPTDSWYVKIWVEQGIIGLVFHIFYLLFILGYGCYIIWTKVTEPEIAAKLTALAGGIWGIMLCSYGNAVFGQLPTGPLIYVSMAMLYMGELYNKQAIERKLKVKNENIEIEN
- a CDS encoding oligosaccharide flippase family protein gives rise to the protein MKIPSVLKGEKNIVSLLNQMTRAALGFISFIILTRTFEKSVFGEWVLLITSAGFVEMIRFGLTRTAIVRFLSASKEKESNELKGSNWMIGLIITVIIAIVIFAINMIFNNAIQNSGYKYFFKWYPILAFLNLPLNNAITILQAEQRFDRILFIRNFPMVLFLIFLTLNFFILKYNIETVILIFMGITGFTSIVSILKKWDGLIFLKYSNKARIKQILDFGKYSTATLIGSNLLKSADTFILGLSPFIGPAGVALYSIPLKLTEVMEIPLRSFTATAFPKMSKASIEKDNSKVRQLFYAYSGSLTLLFIPVLILAFIFAEPLVTIVGGKEYIETANIFRIFCIYGLLLPMDRLTGVGLDSVNMPKRNFYKVIYMALANIIGDIIAVFVIVQFYPDISIISILMLVSSVTILMTLIGLVVGLKYFNKEIQFSIFRIFKEGYWFYKGMYRRIVKNSK